The following are encoded in a window of Bacteroidia bacterium genomic DNA:
- a CDS encoding glycerophosphodiester phosphodiesterase: TLKLDVVISADSQVVVSHEPWMGWEIATSPQGISPDTTTEKNFNLFKMTYAEIKQWDCGSKLHPRFPYQQKMKTYKPLLSEVFEKVEAFIKEHKIQGIQYNIEIKSSPDQDHIFHPNPTTFCKLVTDEIEKAGLENRCVIQSFDIRSLRVMHDFHPKYKLSLLVDELENPKAKLAQCGFSVEVLSPSYTMVTPDLIGFCHQKKMKIVPWTVNEEEEMKKLIEWGVDGIITDYPDLAVTLR; encoded by the coding sequence ACCTTGAAATTGGATGTTGTAATTTCGGCTGATAGTCAGGTCGTTGTATCTCATGAACCTTGGATGGGTTGGGAAATTGCCACTTCTCCACAAGGAATTTCGCCCGATACTACCACCGAGAAAAATTTCAACCTGTTTAAAATGACTTATGCTGAAATTAAACAGTGGGATTGCGGTAGTAAATTACACCCACGTTTTCCATACCAACAAAAGATGAAAACGTACAAACCTCTTTTGTCTGAAGTGTTCGAAAAGGTAGAGGCATTTATTAAGGAACATAAAATTCAAGGAATACAGTATAATATTGAAATTAAATCCAGCCCGGATCAAGACCATATTTTTCATCCAAATCCAACAACCTTTTGCAAACTTGTTACGGATGAAATAGAAAAGGCCGGACTTGAAAATCGTTGTGTTATTCAGAGTTTTGATATTCGTAGCCTTCGGGTAATGCATGATTTTCACCCAAAATATAAACTTTCCTTGTTGGTGGACGAATTGGAAAACCCCAAAGCGAAATTGGCCCAATGCGGCTTTTCGGTCGAAGTGTTAAGTCCAAGTTACACGATGGTAACCCCCGATTTGATTGGATTTTGCCATCAGAAAAAGATGAAAATTGTTCCTTGGACAGTAAATGAAGAAGAAGAAATGAAGAAATTAATAGAGTGGGGCGTAGATGGAATTATTACCGATTACCCCGATTTAGCAGTCACACTTCGTTGA